The nucleotide window GTCTTCTGTTGAGTTTTTAGAAAGACAgaagaaatgagagagaaagggagagaattGGAATGATCGTCAAAGGATTACTTTTTCATTTACTTGTACTTGACATAATATATaagagttcatatttataatggaaGATACAAGATATATGGTATTCCTTAAATCACTTTTTAATACAAGCTCTAATTTAAGCTAATCAATCACATGATTTTCTCATAAGCATATGccataaattaaagtaaaatctcatcaattccaacacttcccctTGATGAGATTTTTGCTAAAGTTGCAGATCCATCATCAAGGAGAAAATTAGCTTTGGGACTCAAACCCTTGCCTAAAATGAAAAAGAATGAAAATATCGGAGAAAAAATAGCTGAGACTCAAACCCTAGACTCTGATGAAGAAAGATACTTCAACTCTAGACTCTTAAATCATGAAGAGGAAGATGAATAACTTGGGACTAAAACCCATAGCTTTGGGACTCAAACCCTTAAGAAGGAAAATAGCTTTTGGGAGTAAAACCCATTGCTTCGTGAAGGAGGACAATAAGAAAGAAGATTTCCTAGAATTTTCTGCAGGCTCTAATACCATGTTGAGTttttagaaataaaggaaaaaaagggagagaaagggagagaattAGAATGAAACTCAAAGGATTACATCTTCATTTACTTGTAGTTGGCATAATACATAAGAGTCCAAATTTATAATGGAAGATATAAGATATATGACATTCCTTTAATATCTCCTTAATACAAGTACTAATTTAAGCTAATCAATCACATGATTTTCTCATAAGTATGTCtcataaattaaagtaaaatctAATCAATTCAACATCTTCTTCACTTTGTTGAACCATCTCATCAATTTCTTTTTCACCTTGATGAACAATCTCTTCTCACTCTTCTTCACTTTGTTAATCCATCCATCCCTTGAATTTCTTCTTCACTTGGTTGAACCATCTCATTATAGCACCTCCTTAAGTTTCCAGATGCATTATCAAACTCCATATCATTAAAAACAAAAACTGTCTTTATGAATTGATCCTTGCTCAACTCGATATCAACTGCAAAATCTAAAATCCTACCAAACACATTATGCAAATCATTTTTCCAGTTTCCACCCAATTCCATTTTcttcaaataaataaaagaaaagtatTTCCTTTGCTAAATGATATAGTTATATATGTTTATATGTACATTTTCATTTCCCTTCATTACATGGGTTAGAATTGTTAACAATATGAATAGATTAGGCTAAGATTTTAagttcagttttttttttaatcactaaaTAGTGCTATTAATATTTTGGATATTAATGATTGAAAATGCTCATGCCAATATCTTTAGTGAGGTGTTCAATCTGCATTATGGAAGCTGTTTTATAGATGTTTTTCCTTTTGATGCAGGAGATACACAAAATTTTATGGTACTTCTGAAAGAGCAGCTCAGAATTTGGTCCATGATGCACTGACGCGtatgttttttatttatttatttatgtttcaTTAACACTTATCTATTATTGTGCTTGAGAGCTTAATCACTTAAAGCAAACTTTCTTGAATCTTATTTTTAAGATTgttctttttctatttatttgATTCCTTTAATCCTTCACATCATCTCTAAACTAGGGGGTATGTAACAACATagtatctaaattttaatttgtaacacAAAACCTCTTGAACATTAATTTGAGTAACACTAACATCCTTGTTACCTAGGATAAGAAGTTTCCCAATAAAATATTGACCTAACACTAGTTTGTAAAACTAAATGATCTAAATACCATTGAATAAAAATAACCCGCTTCCCACCCATGACCCTTTGTTCTTTCTCCTTGACTCTCTCACCCTCTTCGTCTCTCTTGCTATCTTTATCCACCCCTTTCTTAACAGACACACACACACATCGGATAAATAGATAAGTTCTTGGCACTATTGTTTGGAGGAAAAGAAACTGTAAAGGTGTTATGGTCGAGAAAGAGGGATTTGAGATTAAGGAGCTTGGACAAATCAAGAAAGGTGCATTGAGCGAGTTGTTCTGGAGATTTAGGACGCAAAGATGGACAAGGCGAGTAAGTGTTGGAGATGAAAACACCATGGAGATTTAGGCCTTGGAGAACTAGATGAACCACTTTTTGTTGTAGGCATTTCACTCCTTTCCATTGACAGAAATGGGGTTTTGTGTTATCCACACCCGAGCGGGTTTGCTATTTGGGGTTGCGTTAATAACAGGACTAGACCATGCCCCTTGTTTCAAAGCAACTGTAAAATTCAATGGGAAATTATTTGAAAGCCCAATCTTTTGTAGTACCCTTAGACAAGCAAACAATGCAATGGCCAATGTTACTCTTAATATCCACACCCAAGGCCAAATTGGGCCTCAAATGGAAGCAAGggaataaccaaaaaaaaaaaaaaaataataataaacacaCTATAAATGTATGATTTGTCACATCATCAAATGTATTAATTTCTTAGGTAAAATCCAATTTGTAACTCACCTAAGTTTCCTACATATTTGGAAAACAAACAAGCATTTGAATGCTCGAACCCAATTATAAACACGCATAGAGAGAGGTTAATAAGCGGATGTGAGGTTGTGAAGGAGGAGCCTAGGAGACAAGAGCTACAAATGCCAAGGGCAAGCTATGCATATTCTTTGTATTGGTTGTTAGAGTTAGGGAGAGGCAGGGAAGAAATGGGGAGAGGGCATCGGTAGGTGGGAAGAAagggagagatgagagaggataAGATTTTTATTAGAGGTTAAAAAAGTAatctcaagttttttttttttagataatgCCACATTAGTTTTATAACTTGAAAAATGGCTAATAGAGGTCATAAGGGGTTTTCTGTTAAGTCAATTAACATTCAAGGAATTTTGTgttacaaatttaaaatttagatacCACATTGTTAATACCTCTAAGTTCAGGGATGATGTGTGTAATTTACCCTTCTATCTTTCCTGAGTTTCTGTTTTCAAGCAATCTAAACCTTTGAAATCTtgatcagattacaagtggtgggAGGAAGAGATTGAGAAATGGCAAAATCCTATCCTCAAGGATGAAAGGCTACCAGAATGGTAATTCTTTTGGAAACTATTAACAGTTTGACTAACAGTTTAGTAAGCATCATTTTGTCTGGAATATTGAATGAATGTGTTGCATGAGAAACTGTCTTGCTGAAAGGATGAAGTTGGTAATGACTAAATGTTGTATGAATCTATTTTCTGAAGTATTAGTACTGATTGCTTGTCCTATAGGAGCCTGATATACATGCGAAAAAAAGAATGTAGTGGTAAATATGTGTGTCCACAATAGTTCTTGCATTAGTTAGGTGTTAATGATTTTTCTTACTAGAGAGATTGTTTTAGTTATGCTATATGCTTTATGCTAAAGGAACTAGCAATGTTACTATAACATATATCAGCCTCAGGAAATACCAATATTTAAATGAATTTTCATGGCAGTATTATTTTCTATTGCTTACATGCTTAAAAGATGATATGCTTGTAAATTTTGAGGGCACATGTACTTTTTTTCCCCTCGGATTTTATTCAGCCTAAATGCCATGTTCAATATTTGCAGGTACAAGTTCACCTTGTTTAATGAGCTCTACTTTTTGGTTGCTGGTGGAACTGTCTGGATTGGTACTCATCTCATTGCAACTCTTTTCTCATCTTGAAAAGATACTGGCGATAAAAAATAAGCTTCTAACAATGTTTGTAATATATGAAGGACATTTTTTTACCCATTTataatatcattttattattatttttcctttttttggggCTGGGGTAGCATTATGAGTCATAAAACAAAAGAATTTTTTTATGATATCATTTTgttattattttccttttttggCTTGGGGTAGAATTATGAGTCATAAAACAAAACTAGCAGTAGCATGAAATTTGCTCTTGCTTTTTTCTTTTTGTGCAGATGCTCCCTTACTGGCTGAAGATATGAGAGATGGCCACCATcagttaaaagaaataaaaaccaTGGATGTCAATCATACTACAATTAATGGATATAATGTGGCTAGTGTCAGATCTGAAGACACTGATGAAACATCACATTCAGAATATCCAAGCAAAGATGAATCACCTGTATCTCTGGAGAAGGGAAATCTCAGACACTCTTTAAACCATTCCCCATTGCTGGAACCCTGGAATGACAGTGATGACGTTGGCAGGTTTCTGTACTTGGAAGGAGTGGAATATATCATGTGGTGCACATATGATGTTCACTTCTATGCATCATTTGCCCTTCTTGAGTTGTTTCCCAAAATTGAGCTCAATATTCAGCGTGACTTTGCTAAAGCTGTGCTATGTGAGGATGGAAGAAAAGTAAAGTTTCTGGCGGAAGGTAATGTTGGAATCCGTAAGGTCAGAGGAGCTATCCCTCATGATCTTGGGACACATGATCCATGGAATGAAATGAATGCATACAATATACATGATACGAGCAAGTGGAAGGATCTAAACCCAAAGTTTGTACTTCAGGTGTATAGAGACTTTGCTGCAACGCAGGATATGTCCTTTGGAGTTGATGTCTGGCCTGCAGTTCGTACTGCCATGGAATACATGGAACAATTTGATAGGGATGATGATGCTCTGATTGAAAATGATGGATTCCCAGATCAAACATATGATACCTGGACAGTTCATGGAGTAAGTGCTTACTGTGGCTGTTTATGGCTTGCAGCACTTCAAGCTGCTGCAGCAATGGCCCTTCAAGTAGGTGACAAGTATTTTGCTGAATTATGCAAAAGCAAATTTGTGAAGGCAAAATCAGCATTTGAAGCTAAATTATGGAATGGTTCATATTTCAAGTATGACAGTGGATCAAGTAGTAACAGTAAATCCATACAAGCAGATCAATTGGCTGGGCAATGGTATACAGCATCTGCAGGCTTACCTCCACTTTTTGATGAAGTCAAGATTAGAAGTTCTCTTCAGaaaatatttgatttcaatgtaatGAAAGTTCGAGGAGGTAGGATGGGGGCTGTAAATGGAATGCATCCCAATGGAAAGGTGGATGAAACTTGTATGCAATCACGTGAAATATGGAGTGGTGTCACCTATGCTGTGGCAGCTACCATGATTCATGCTGGAATGGAGGACCAGGCATTCACTACTGCTGAAGGTATTTTCCTTGCAGGCTGGTCGGAGGAGGGCTACGGGTAAGTTGCTTGCAATGAATGCAATCATAGAAAATAACGTCTTATTTACTTCATAGTTTTGTGTGGTAAATCTATTCTTTGCGTCTTTGATCCAAGAGTGATTGATTCTTATGCTGGAGACACAAGCcttatgttcttgaaattttaatCTCTCATTTAAACAAATTAAGGTTGAACATAACAAAATTGTCTCTGTAGCATTCTTTGACATGTCAGATAATTCCCCACTCCCCTTTTATGTTATAATCAAAAGCAGCCATGACATGGAATAGCGTGTTTCATGGTTAATTTGACCTGGTCCTTGGTAACTTGGATATGTTCCTCGTCTTTTATCTTGTTTTTCAATTGAAAATCACACTGCAACTGACTATTTGTCTTCTAATGAATGTTGAATCTGGTTCTTTATTTAATATCAAAATTGCATTCCTAAACAGCTCTTCCCATATTGGCTTGGAGTCTATATGCATCTACCAGTCTGGCTACTTGAAATATTTTGTCATCTCCCTCTTTTAATGGAGAATTCTAGTATGTTCTTACATATTGCCTTTTGAAGTGCATGCACATGTGTGTTTGCATTGATACAAATAGTTTGTATTTTCTAGGATATTAACTTGTTTTCATTAATTTTTGTCGATAAGAATGTGCTGATCCTTTTCTTCCAAATACAGATACTGGTTCCAGACACCAGAGGCATGGACCACTGGTGGACACTTCCGTTCCCTTATTTACATGAGGCCACTTGCAATCTGGGGCATGCAATGGGCATTATCGCTGCCTAAGGCTATCCTTGAGGCCCCAAAGATCAATATAATGGACAGACTTCTCTTGTCTCCTAGCACAAGATTTGCTCTTTATGAAACAGGAGTTAGAAAGATTGCAACTAAAGCCAAGTGCTTTGGAGCTTCTGTGTTCCACTGTGCGTGCTAATTATGAACTGTAAGTTCCCTCATCTCTTTAAAGAAAAATGTTCACTGAATTTTTTATAGCTTCCCAAACTCTCTACCATATGAAGAAAGCTGGGAGAGATTCTGGGAGAAGTCTCTTTCTTAAGAGGGGCAATAAAAAGCCAGGCTGTAATTTAGTAGTCAATTTAATTACATGGCATTGATGGGTCTTTCTTTGTCATTGAATAGAATTTGTTGTATAATTCTTTCTATGAAaatcatatttttaattttcttatttattaCAAAGgatgaatattttaattatctGTAGGACTTTGAGGTCCTGGTTTTGAAAGAATGAGGTCGTCTATAAATTAATTGCCATAGTTTAGATGACCTGGTACAATTATACTTGCAAATATTTATTTAGGACATTCAATTATTGTTAAACATAGAAAGGGATAATTTTGAGCATTGTTTAGTTTGTGTTGTTGTCATCGGATGGTTTTGAAATCTTGATTTTATATCAGCGTAAAGACCTCATCAAAGGAGGGATTCTCGAAAAAAGCCATTGCTACTGTTACATACTGCTTGTATAAGGAGAGAATCATAATTATAAATGCTTTTTCTCAATTCTCAGCCCCAAATGAGTTGTAAAAAGGGGTGCCTCTCTAAGCCGCTGCTGATGCTGATAATGCATGTTGATTTTTCATCTTTGACAAATCCTCGAGGATAGAGGATTTGAAGGTCACTACTCACAACTGAATGTGACTTCGCGTGGAATTATTGTTTGGGTCACCCAGCTTTAATGATGTAAAGGATGATAGATGGGGTGGTCCTAAAAGGGTGCCTAAGGTTGGAGGTTTCTTGTTATGTGCTTTTCTTCATTATGGGCAGCGAGATATCCTGTGGTCCTTTTCTTACATTTGCTGCAGTTTTTGCAAATTGTATAATGAGTGGTGTATATGAACATTGGATTTTGACGTGTCAGATAGAGAACCACGGTGGAGGTGGGGGATGTTAGAaacagaaattataattagaaaagAGAAGGGTAGATTTGCTAGAAGTTCAACTCTTTGTCACGTCGAGTGTCGACTATGAATGTTCGTTGGAAGATACAATCAAATTTGGGGAACTCTTTAATAACGAACCTGGTTCATTTATTTATCATTGAGCCTTTTAATTTCGAAACAGTTTCAATGTCTTTGTCCAGCACGTGTTTAGATTCTTCGAGACCTTGGAGAAATTATTAAAGAACCTTGATGTGCATAAAAATAACATATAGAACAATAAAAAATTCattggaaatttaaaaattcatgaaTAGTAAAATGGGCATAATAATCTTTTGGTTATTTTAATCACTAAAATAAGAGGGTGAAGGAAGAAGAGCACTTGGAAAAAAGCcagaaattaattttatttattttttaaacatGAGACAAATAATATGGCATCGAGAGTTTTTATTATTTAACCATTAATATTAGAATTTGGATTATTATATTTAAAGggtgtttattttaatttataaattaatcaaattggtttataaactttaaaaaataaattgacttgtttgtttataataatttttaatcttacaagttaaaaaatatttagccttttattttgatgtttataaataaatttaataagtattttattatattatttttatttaatttttaaaattttattatgaattttatttaatattattttttattattttaataataaatatacttataaattattttttatttacacattaattatttattaatcacTTATAAGTACTTTAACTAAATAcgaaattgattaaaattttaaatacttataaatttaaattagcttataaatacttaatttttataagttaagttaaatatgttttatattaatattaattagattAGTGTTCGTTTTTTAAGCGAgagtatatttatataaatttataactttatataattaaattataattcaaaataattttttaagggaaaaggaaaaatatatataattaaactaTGCCTGAATTTTTATTAAGGAACAAATGCAAGAAGAAAAAAAAGCATATATGATTAACTCATGACTTTTAgaatttctttattattatttgcAAGCAATCACTTTTAAAGGTTAATGGTAAATATGGAAATATaacaattagatttttttttaggtattatgCCTCTTTTATTATTGTACTTgaaaaggaatatatatatatataaagttagaaaaaacatatcaaaatttatatatGAAGAATAAAGCTTGCTTTTATGAatcacaaaatttaaaaacttctcATATTTAGTTGCCATAAAATTCACAATGTACTAATTGTAATGTTTaatgtgaataaaaaataataaaaatttatatttcaattgAGAGAATATTTAATTGTTGAACTTcactaattttatttataattttttagatatttatatttaattaattaataaaaaataaaaataaaatgaaataaatcatTGTAATACTCTCTATGTAAACATTTCATAGTATATAAAGAAATTTATTATAATAGTCACaataatataaaatacaaatattattaaaaaaaaacctaacaatatataatataactttatttagattatataatttattataaaaattaaaataaaaaagtttaAAAGAGGTATTTAGATTAAGagattaatcaaataaaataattatatatttagggGACGGCGTGCCTGCCTACGTAATCTTATAGTGAAAAGAAAAATGTGGAGAAAGACCCTTGAAGAACGAACAATTGCTCATATGAGGTCCGCGTGCATTACATATTAAATATAGATTAAAATTTTAACCTTCCACTTCTTTACATATCTGCCCTCTTTCTTGACAGCTAACTTGTAATCTCCCGCTGTACTCTGACCACTGGTCTCCGATCGCCATGTTGATGGTGTATAAACTACAAAGTACAAACCATTAATATATCTTTCTTTTCTTCACGTAAACCCTAAATCTCCCCTCTTCTCTTCACCTGATCCGTCTCCAAAGAAGCAGACTAGTTTACTCAACGGtgcgatctttttttttttttttcaattttttcccCACTCTTCTTTTGCTTAATGAGAAAATGGAAGAAATGAATCTGAATCGAAATCTTCATCTTCTCTACTGTGTTTTTTTTTTCGATTCTTTTAACTCAACCACTGCTAGTGCTCCACGGctgtgtttttaattttttttttttaatttttttccctcGGTTTTCTGGGAAATTTAAACACAGTTGTGGCGTGTTTTGATCGATAATACTTTGCTGGGGACCCGGTTTATTTTATTTAATCGTTCTTACTGGCAATTATTATAGCCAAAGCGAAACAAGCATTAGATTACCTATGCACCTTTTTAAGCGAAATGAGCATTAAatttatgcaattttttttttatatataattgctGCTTTTTCTTAATTGTTTGGTGATAAAGTTTTTGTTTTTATGTGGATCCAGTTCGATTTATTTTACAATCATGGCGAGGAAGATGCTTATTGATGGAGAGCTGAATCAGTCTAATGAACAAGAGTCCCACTATGATTTTGATTTGTTTGTAATTGGAGCTGGAAGTGGCGGTGTTCGTGCTTCTAGGTTTTCAGCTAACTATGGAGCTAAGGTATGTTATATTTGAGCATTTAACGCTGTGGTTATGGAAAAAAGAGGGGAAAGTTCATGTTGATTTCCATGTGGATGGGGAAATCAAATCCTAGCTGGTTTATTCTATTGAGAAGCTTAATAACTATTTATGAAGAGAACAAATAGGTACTAATTTCATGAATGAGAATGCGTGTGCTCGCACATGGACACACCAGCATGCACCAATTGCagcacaattcacaataatgaaGACAGCTTCGCGAATTTTGTTCAATTTCATCGTTTCTATTTCCATTTTTCACTTAGGGGTATCGATTCACCTTTATATACAAGTCATTATGTAATGATGATATTTTGAAAAACAAACCGGTTTTGAATCAGTGCcccaaaaaaaatttttttggcaAAAAACAGGAATGTTACTTTTTGCAATGATACAATAAATGTTTTAGCTCATGTTGTGACCTTACTGTGAAGCTTTCATACTTTAATTGTTGTTTAGCTCAATGTTTTCATTCCTTTTCTTGCCAAAGTATtaaatggttatttgaccattaaTTGTTTTCATGCTATGTTTCAAGGTTGCGATTTGTGAGCTTCCTTTTCATCCAATCAGCTCAGAAGTAGTTGGAGGAGTTGGTGGAACGTAAGTTCattgaaattaaaaattgaaatatatatCACAAGTGAATGTGAAGAATACTATACAAAAGGGTTTCAAATTTGCTAAATACAGTTTCTTAGAGTAAGATAACAAGAATGTTGATAGAAATATTTTGCATGCTGTGGAAGTTGATGAATTTTGAGCAAATGAAACATGCTACTGTTATGTTGTATAATGTTATATGATGCTAAGAGACGTGCTATGATTCTGTGAGCATGCTACAGATATTTTGTGTTAATGTTATATGAAGcatcttattaattattaaaatttcaagCACATATTCAGTTTTTGCTGAATGTTTGATATTAAATTAATCCTGGATTTTACTGTAGTTGAATTCTCTGAAACCATAATTGCTCACGTTCTTTGGTTCTTACTGCATTTTGCTTCTGAAGATGTGTTCTTCGTGGTTGTGTTCCAAagaagattctagtgtatggagCATCATTTGGAGGTGATATTGAGGTGAGATGATGAAATTTATTAGAACCATATGCTTGAGTTTGCTGAATGTTTGGTTGAAAGTCTCATTAAATTGTCAGCTTTTCTCTTTGAGAGCCTTTGTGATTATTTGAATGCTTGTAGACATTGGACTGCATTTTGATATGCTTTGAATGTTAAATAATGTTGAAATTCActatttgtttaatttttaaagGTATTAAGTTAGCTTGGTGATTGAAGTTTTACATGTTGCATTTGAAATTTCCTAGATGTTTAATTGATTCTTCCAGTTTTGTTTTTGGACTTTAGGCTTTGCCATTCTCAAAGGAAGGGGAAAATATTCTTGATTAAAATAATTCAAACACATAATTAGCAGAATTTTTTTCACCCTCTTTTATTATCCCTCCATCTATCCTATAACATTGTCCTTGTGTGGATGGACTTTTAGGAGATAAAGAAATctaatttggcttctatgttgaaTTGATCTACTGTCGTGTGCTTTTATTTGTATTTTTGAGCTG belongs to Hevea brasiliensis isolate MT/VB/25A 57/8 chromosome 4, ASM3005281v1, whole genome shotgun sequence and includes:
- the LOC110641341 gene encoding uncharacterized protein LOC110641341; the encoded protein is MVTTNLFHCRKNSWPPEEYISRATLQLLDFDSAAPPEQAWRRRLNSHANILKEFSVTFKEAVKMVRLGIRLWSYVREEASHGRKAPIDPFTRESCKPSASQGVPLGGMGSGSISRGFRGEFRQWQIVPGICDASPVMANQFSIFISRDGGNKKYASVLAPGQHEGLGKAGDQGISSWGWNLSGQHSTYHALFPRAWTIYDGEPDPDLKISCRQISPFIPHNYRDSSLPTAVFVYTLVNTGKERAKVNLLFTWANSIGGVSHLSGDHVNEPFLGEDGVSGVLLHHKTAKGNPPVTFAIAACETQNVSVTVLPSFGLSEASCTTAKSMWGKMLQDGQFDRENFNCGPSMPSSPGETLCAAVSASTWVEPHGKCTVAFALAWSSPKIKFSKGSSYHRRYTKFYGTSERAAQNLVHDALTHYKWWEEEIEKWQNPILKDERLPEWYKFTLFNELYFLVAGGTVWIDAPLLAEDMRDGHHQLKEIKTMDVNHTTINGYNVASVRSEDTDETSHSEYPSKDESPVSLEKGNLRHSLNHSPLLEPWNDSDDVGRFLYLEGVEYIMWCTYDVHFYASFALLELFPKIELNIQRDFAKAVLCEDGRKVKFLAEGNVGIRKVRGAIPHDLGTHDPWNEMNAYNIHDTSKWKDLNPKFVLQVYRDFAATQDMSFGVDVWPAVRTAMEYMEQFDRDDDALIENDGFPDQTYDTWTVHGVSAYCGCLWLAALQAAAAMALQVGDKYFAELCKSKFVKAKSAFEAKLWNGSYFKYDSGSSSNSKSIQADQLAGQWYTASAGLPPLFDEVKIRSSLQKIFDFNVMKVRGGRMGAVNGMHPNGKVDETCMQSREIWSGVTYAVAATMIHAGMEDQAFTTAEGIFLAGWSEEGYGYWFQTPEAWTTGGHFRSLIYMRPLAIWGMQWALSLPKAILEAPKINIMDRLLLSPSTRFALYETGVRKIATKAKCFGASVFHCAC